Proteins found in one Pelmatolapia mariae isolate MD_Pm_ZW linkage group LG7, Pm_UMD_F_2, whole genome shotgun sequence genomic segment:
- the nrarpa gene encoding notch-regulated ankyrin repeat-containing protein A, giving the protein MSQADVSTCSAPQRVFQEAVKKGNTKELHSLLQNMTNCEFNVNSFGPEGQTALHQSVIDGNLELVKLLVKFGADIRLANREGWSALHIAAFGGHQDIVLYLITKAKYSSGAR; this is encoded by the coding sequence ATGAGCCAGGCGGATGTGTCAACTTGCTCCGCACCGCAAAGGGTTTTCCAGGAGGCGGTGAAGAAGGGCAACACCAAGGAGCTGCACTCTTTGCTGCAGAACATGACAAACTGCGAGTTCAACGTCAACTCCTTCGGGCCGGAAGGACAGACGGCCCTCCATCAGTCAGTAATTGACGGAAACCTGGAGCTGGTAAAACTGCTGGTGAAGTTTGGTGCAGATATCAGACTGGCCAACCGGGAAGGGTGGAGCGCTTTACACATCGCCGCTTTCGGGGGCCACCAAGACATTGTGCTATACCTCATCACCAAGGCCAAGTATTCCTCTGGCGCCCGGTGA